In one Xiphophorus couchianus chromosome 17, X_couchianus-1.0, whole genome shotgun sequence genomic region, the following are encoded:
- the LOC114160988 gene encoding zinc finger protein 23 isoform X4 translates to MEALKSKQKMIDPCLPLPPLRLLVPPLQLQSAAMWHVVKQKDVMNYWKVQEFVCMVTDAVPHLINQQQRAQLLLGLRARLILELCKGSALGEVDAQGIQSYLERLPCMDPDVKTTQLTFVALVQSLLKDPAERAYFFQEVFPAEYGQQYDAALQVLLWELLSKLEKLLPIPDLKQTTTWLISAPSVLEDCIQSSSEELSSVFKHYKSLGLLKMTYGPCSTTGSCIMSALSVPPSQKSNLSIGQDSVDNYANTLTRITLAEAGQCSVVAFYTEVEVRASDLDAESAEIQVQTECYEEEIVALSAGVSGGGEEETGEAAGVAKALETLTKTFALRKESLGSETGPLYASDETKDKTERTTEDDTEMIEAVDNYQPVVHQDITNDFSEAAALQEPDICTATCSQTGSPRWQKMEEMKMTAEEKNDAIKTGAADVTFDPSVVAVKGTDKDEVMSIIFTCSRCPFHVSDDASPPHFHMQSVCTDVYRSFTGEKFIPSPSCSDEIFTSIKLFPKGNAESQDGGPQAHSRKKSLTCETCGKTFTRTSDVRRHQLTHTGERPFHCSQCDRTFQHSWDLAKHESKHHGVAISFSCQLCGGSFANLRALTVHHKKSHSSESQLPHICSICSRGFPTDDELLEHRKSHVSIRRYICQQCGDGFDTLLARAQHRQAHRVKRQFKCPQCEKTYTRRSDVKRHLSTHTGERPHQCKQCNKRFSVRFMLVKHLRVHTGERPFHCSHCSKSFTLASVLARHERMHTGEKPFLCSQCGKGFLSQGELSKHHRSHLDDRPYPCLQCEKRFKSKKTQQEHIASHSGARPYPCTHCGKGFSKPYALTRHNLIHTGERPFPCGHCEKSFLTLGEAQLHRRIHTGERPYPCDACELRFKSSSELARHKRSHSGQRREKPTCELCGKTFPSKAKLNKHMETHIEAADLNKEAFR, encoded by the exons ATGGAGGCtctcaaatcaaaacaaaaaatgatcg ACCCATGCTTGCCTTTGCCACCCCTTCGCCTTCTGGTGCCCCCTTTGCAGCTTCAGTCTGCTGCCATGTGGCATGTGGTGAAGCAGAAGGACGTGATGAACTACTGGAAGGTGCAGGAGTTTGTGTGCATGGTGACGGACGCAGTGCCCCACCTGATCAACCAACAACAGAGAGCACAGCTCCTCCTCGGCCTAAGAGCCAGG TTGATCTTGGAGCTCTGCAAAGGCTCTGCTTTAGGAGAAGTCGATGCTCAAGGAATCCAGAGTTACTTGGAGAGGCTGCCT TGCATGGATCCAGATGTTAAAACGACCCAGTTGACTTTTGTTGCACTTGTTCAGAGCTTGCTTAAAGATCCGGCAGAGAGGGCCTATTTTTTCCAG GAGGTGTTCCCTGCTGAATATGGTCAACAGTATGATGCAGCGCTACAGGTGTTATTGTGGGAGCTGCTGTCAAAGCTAGAGAAGCTACTTCCGATTCCGGACCTCAAGCAG ACGACCACCTGGCTCATCTCTGCTCCGTCTGTTTTGGAAGACTGCATCCAATCGTCATCAGAGGAGCTAAGCTCTGTCTTCAAGCACTACAAGAGCTTAGGATTACTGAAGATGACAT aTGGGCCATGTTCTACCACTGGTAGCTGTATCATGTCTGCTCTGTCAGTTCCTCCCTCACAAAAGTCAAATCTATCCATTGGACAGGATTCTGTTGACAACTACGCAAACACGCTGACCCGTATCACTCTGGCAGAGGCAGGGCAGTGCAGCGTTGTAGCCTTTTACACCGAAGTGGAAGTCAGAGCGTCTGATCTGGACGCAGAATCAGCTGAGATTCAAGTTCAGACAGAGTGTTACGAAGAAGAAATTGTTGCTTTGAGTGCAGGTGTGAGCGGCGGTGGTGAGGAGGAAACCGGGGAAGCTGCGGGTGTCGCTAAAGCTTTGGAAACTTTGACCAAAACGTTTGCATTGAGGAAGGAGAGCTTAGGAAGTGAGACTGGGCCATTGTATGCATCAGATGAAACAAAGGACAAAACAGAGAGAACAACAGAAGACGACACAGAGATGATAGAAGCTGTGGACAACTACCAGCCTGTCGTTCATCAGGACATTACAAATGACTTCAGTGAAGCAGCTGCTTTGCAGGAACCCGACATCTGCACCGCCACATGTTCACAGACAGGTTCGCCAAGATGGCAGAAGATGGAGGAAATGAAGatgacagcagaagaaaagaacGACGCAATAAAAAC GGGTGCAGCtgatgtgacctttgacccttctGTGGTTGCAGTGAAAGGAACAGACAAAG ATGAGGTAATGTCAATCATCTTCACCTGCTCTCGCTGTCCCTTCCACGTCTCGGACGACGCCAGTCCTCCCCACTTCCACATGCAGAGCGTTTGCACCGATGTGTATAGGAGTTTCACAGGGGAGAAATTTATCCCGTCGCCGTCTTGTTCAGATGAAATATTCACGTCCATCAAGCTTTTCCCTAAAGGAAACGCCGAAAGCCAAGATGGCGGTCCCCAGGCTCACAGCAGGAAGAAATCTCTGACGTGTGAAACGTGCGGAAAAACTTTCACTCGGACGTCTGACGTGAGGAGACACCAGCTCACGCATACAGGGGAGAGACCCTTCCATTGCTCACAGTGCGACCGAACCTTTCAACACTCCTGGGATTTAGCAAAGCACGAGAGCAAACATCACGGCGTGGCAATTTCCTTCTCCTGTCAGCTGTGTGGCGGCTCCTTTGCCAATCTGCGGGCCCTGACCGTTCACCACAAGAAATCGCACTCGTCGGAGAGCCAGCTGCCTCACATCTGCTCCATCTGCAGCAGGGGCTTCCCCACCGACGACGAGCTGCTAGAGCACAGGAAGTCCCACGTCAGCATCAGGCGCTACATCTGCCAGCAGTGCGGCGACGGCTTCGACACGCTGCTGGCCCGCGCCCAGCACAGGCAGGCGCATCGGGTGAAGCGGCAGTTCAAATGCCCACAATGCGAGAAAACGTACACCCGCAGGTCTGACGTTAAGCGACATTTATCCACTCATACTGGGGAACGACCACATCAGTGCAAGCAATGCAACAAACGGTTCTCTGTTCGTTTTATGCTGGTCAAGCACCTCCGGGTTCACACCGGCGAGAGACCTTTCCATTGCTCCCACTGCTCCAAAAGCTTCACGCTGGCATCTGTGCTGGCCCGACATGAGCGGATGCACACGGGGGAGAAACCGTTCCTCTGCTCGCAGTGTGGGAAGGGGTTTTTATCGCAAGGAGAGCTTTCCAAACATCACAGGTCGCACCTGGATGACAGGCCCTACCCCTGTCTGCAGTGTGAGAAACGATTCAAGagcaaaaaaacccagcagGAGCACATTGCCTCCCACAGCGGTGCACGGCCATACCCATGCACCCACTGTGGGAAGGGCTTCTCCAAGCCGTACGCCCTAACCCGACACAACCTCATCCACACCGGGGAGAGGCCATTCCCCTGCGGACACTGCGAGAAGTCCTTCCTGACGCTCGGCGAGGCTCAGCTGCACCGCAGGATTCACACCGGGGAGAGGCCGTACCCCTGCGACGCCTGTGAGCTCAGGTTTAAGAGCTCGTCAGAGCTAGCGCGCCACAAACGCAGCCACTCCgggcagaggagggagaagcCGACCTGCGAGCTGTGCGGGAAAACATTTCCATCAAAGGCCAAACTGAACAAACATATGGAGACGCATATAGAAGCTGCTGACCTCAATAAGGAGGCATTTAGATAA
- the LOC114160988 gene encoding zinc finger protein 23 isoform X3, which produces MEALKSKQKMIDPCLPLPPLRLLVPPLQLQSAAMWHVVKQKDVMNYWKVQEFVCMVTDAVPHLINQQQRAQLLLGLRARLILELCKGSALGEVDAQGIQSYLERLPQCMDPDVKTTQLTFVALVQSLLKDPAERAYFFQEVFPAEYGQQYDAALQVLLWELLSKLEKLLPIPDLKQTTTWLISAPSVLEDCIQSSSEELSSVFKHYKSLGLLKMTYGPCSTTGSCIMSALSVPPSQKSNLSIGQDSVDNYANTLTRITLAEAGQCSVVAFYTEVEVRASDLDAESAEIQVQTECYEEEIVALSAGVSGGGEEETGEAAGVAKALETLTKTFALRKESLGSETGPLYASDETKDKTERTTEDDTEMIEAVDNYQPVVHQDITNDFSEAAALQEPDICTATCSQTGSPRWQKMEEMKMTAEEKNDAIKTGAADVTFDPSVVAVKGTDKDEVMSIIFTCSRCPFHVSDDASPPHFHMQSVCTDVYRSFTGEKFIPSPSCSDEIFTSIKLFPKGNAESQDGGPQAHSRKKSLTCETCGKTFTRTSDVRRHQLTHTGERPFHCSQCDRTFQHSWDLAKHESKHHGVAISFSCQLCGGSFANLRALTVHHKKSHSSESQLPHICSICSRGFPTDDELLEHRKSHVSIRRYICQQCGDGFDTLLARAQHRQAHRVKRQFKCPQCEKTYTRRSDVKRHLSTHTGERPHQCKQCNKRFSVRFMLVKHLRVHTGERPFHCSHCSKSFTLASVLARHERMHTGEKPFLCSQCGKGFLSQGELSKHHRSHLDDRPYPCLQCEKRFKSKKTQQEHIASHSGARPYPCTHCGKGFSKPYALTRHNLIHTGERPFPCGHCEKSFLTLGEAQLHRRIHTGERPYPCDACELRFKSSSELARHKRSHSGQRREKPTCELCGKTFPSKAKLNKHMETHIEAADLNKEAFR; this is translated from the exons ATGGAGGCtctcaaatcaaaacaaaaaatgatcg ACCCATGCTTGCCTTTGCCACCCCTTCGCCTTCTGGTGCCCCCTTTGCAGCTTCAGTCTGCTGCCATGTGGCATGTGGTGAAGCAGAAGGACGTGATGAACTACTGGAAGGTGCAGGAGTTTGTGTGCATGGTGACGGACGCAGTGCCCCACCTGATCAACCAACAACAGAGAGCACAGCTCCTCCTCGGCCTAAGAGCCAGG TTGATCTTGGAGCTCTGCAAAGGCTCTGCTTTAGGAGAAGTCGATGCTCAAGGAATCCAGAGTTACTTGGAGAGGCTGCCT CAGTGCATGGATCCAGATGTTAAAACGACCCAGTTGACTTTTGTTGCACTTGTTCAGAGCTTGCTTAAAGATCCGGCAGAGAGGGCCTATTTTTTCCAG GAGGTGTTCCCTGCTGAATATGGTCAACAGTATGATGCAGCGCTACAGGTGTTATTGTGGGAGCTGCTGTCAAAGCTAGAGAAGCTACTTCCGATTCCGGACCTCAAGCAG ACGACCACCTGGCTCATCTCTGCTCCGTCTGTTTTGGAAGACTGCATCCAATCGTCATCAGAGGAGCTAAGCTCTGTCTTCAAGCACTACAAGAGCTTAGGATTACTGAAGATGACAT aTGGGCCATGTTCTACCACTGGTAGCTGTATCATGTCTGCTCTGTCAGTTCCTCCCTCACAAAAGTCAAATCTATCCATTGGACAGGATTCTGTTGACAACTACGCAAACACGCTGACCCGTATCACTCTGGCAGAGGCAGGGCAGTGCAGCGTTGTAGCCTTTTACACCGAAGTGGAAGTCAGAGCGTCTGATCTGGACGCAGAATCAGCTGAGATTCAAGTTCAGACAGAGTGTTACGAAGAAGAAATTGTTGCTTTGAGTGCAGGTGTGAGCGGCGGTGGTGAGGAGGAAACCGGGGAAGCTGCGGGTGTCGCTAAAGCTTTGGAAACTTTGACCAAAACGTTTGCATTGAGGAAGGAGAGCTTAGGAAGTGAGACTGGGCCATTGTATGCATCAGATGAAACAAAGGACAAAACAGAGAGAACAACAGAAGACGACACAGAGATGATAGAAGCTGTGGACAACTACCAGCCTGTCGTTCATCAGGACATTACAAATGACTTCAGTGAAGCAGCTGCTTTGCAGGAACCCGACATCTGCACCGCCACATGTTCACAGACAGGTTCGCCAAGATGGCAGAAGATGGAGGAAATGAAGatgacagcagaagaaaagaacGACGCAATAAAAAC GGGTGCAGCtgatgtgacctttgacccttctGTGGTTGCAGTGAAAGGAACAGACAAAG ATGAGGTAATGTCAATCATCTTCACCTGCTCTCGCTGTCCCTTCCACGTCTCGGACGACGCCAGTCCTCCCCACTTCCACATGCAGAGCGTTTGCACCGATGTGTATAGGAGTTTCACAGGGGAGAAATTTATCCCGTCGCCGTCTTGTTCAGATGAAATATTCACGTCCATCAAGCTTTTCCCTAAAGGAAACGCCGAAAGCCAAGATGGCGGTCCCCAGGCTCACAGCAGGAAGAAATCTCTGACGTGTGAAACGTGCGGAAAAACTTTCACTCGGACGTCTGACGTGAGGAGACACCAGCTCACGCATACAGGGGAGAGACCCTTCCATTGCTCACAGTGCGACCGAACCTTTCAACACTCCTGGGATTTAGCAAAGCACGAGAGCAAACATCACGGCGTGGCAATTTCCTTCTCCTGTCAGCTGTGTGGCGGCTCCTTTGCCAATCTGCGGGCCCTGACCGTTCACCACAAGAAATCGCACTCGTCGGAGAGCCAGCTGCCTCACATCTGCTCCATCTGCAGCAGGGGCTTCCCCACCGACGACGAGCTGCTAGAGCACAGGAAGTCCCACGTCAGCATCAGGCGCTACATCTGCCAGCAGTGCGGCGACGGCTTCGACACGCTGCTGGCCCGCGCCCAGCACAGGCAGGCGCATCGGGTGAAGCGGCAGTTCAAATGCCCACAATGCGAGAAAACGTACACCCGCAGGTCTGACGTTAAGCGACATTTATCCACTCATACTGGGGAACGACCACATCAGTGCAAGCAATGCAACAAACGGTTCTCTGTTCGTTTTATGCTGGTCAAGCACCTCCGGGTTCACACCGGCGAGAGACCTTTCCATTGCTCCCACTGCTCCAAAAGCTTCACGCTGGCATCTGTGCTGGCCCGACATGAGCGGATGCACACGGGGGAGAAACCGTTCCTCTGCTCGCAGTGTGGGAAGGGGTTTTTATCGCAAGGAGAGCTTTCCAAACATCACAGGTCGCACCTGGATGACAGGCCCTACCCCTGTCTGCAGTGTGAGAAACGATTCAAGagcaaaaaaacccagcagGAGCACATTGCCTCCCACAGCGGTGCACGGCCATACCCATGCACCCACTGTGGGAAGGGCTTCTCCAAGCCGTACGCCCTAACCCGACACAACCTCATCCACACCGGGGAGAGGCCATTCCCCTGCGGACACTGCGAGAAGTCCTTCCTGACGCTCGGCGAGGCTCAGCTGCACCGCAGGATTCACACCGGGGAGAGGCCGTACCCCTGCGACGCCTGTGAGCTCAGGTTTAAGAGCTCGTCAGAGCTAGCGCGCCACAAACGCAGCCACTCCgggcagaggagggagaagcCGACCTGCGAGCTGTGCGGGAAAACATTTCCATCAAAGGCCAAACTGAACAAACATATGGAGACGCATATAGAAGCTGCTGACCTCAATAAGGAGGCATTTAGATAA
- the LOC114160988 gene encoding zinc finger protein 23 isoform X2 has product MEALKSKQKMIDPCLPLPPLRLLVPPLQLQSAAMWHVVKQKDVMNYWKVQEFVCMVTDAVPHLINQQQRAQLLLGLRARLILELCKGSALGEVDAQGIQSYLERLPVSSADCMDPDVKTTQLTFVALVQSLLKDPAERAYFFQEVFPAEYGQQYDAALQVLLWELLSKLEKLLPIPDLKQTTTWLISAPSVLEDCIQSSSEELSSVFKHYKSLGLLKMTYGPCSTTGSCIMSALSVPPSQKSNLSIGQDSVDNYANTLTRITLAEAGQCSVVAFYTEVEVRASDLDAESAEIQVQTECYEEEIVALSAGVSGGGEEETGEAAGVAKALETLTKTFALRKESLGSETGPLYASDETKDKTERTTEDDTEMIEAVDNYQPVVHQDITNDFSEAAALQEPDICTATCSQTGSPRWQKMEEMKMTAEEKNDAIKTGAADVTFDPSVVAVKGTDKDEVMSIIFTCSRCPFHVSDDASPPHFHMQSVCTDVYRSFTGEKFIPSPSCSDEIFTSIKLFPKGNAESQDGGPQAHSRKKSLTCETCGKTFTRTSDVRRHQLTHTGERPFHCSQCDRTFQHSWDLAKHESKHHGVAISFSCQLCGGSFANLRALTVHHKKSHSSESQLPHICSICSRGFPTDDELLEHRKSHVSIRRYICQQCGDGFDTLLARAQHRQAHRVKRQFKCPQCEKTYTRRSDVKRHLSTHTGERPHQCKQCNKRFSVRFMLVKHLRVHTGERPFHCSHCSKSFTLASVLARHERMHTGEKPFLCSQCGKGFLSQGELSKHHRSHLDDRPYPCLQCEKRFKSKKTQQEHIASHSGARPYPCTHCGKGFSKPYALTRHNLIHTGERPFPCGHCEKSFLTLGEAQLHRRIHTGERPYPCDACELRFKSSSELARHKRSHSGQRREKPTCELCGKTFPSKAKLNKHMETHIEAADLNKEAFR; this is encoded by the exons ATGGAGGCtctcaaatcaaaacaaaaaatgatcg ACCCATGCTTGCCTTTGCCACCCCTTCGCCTTCTGGTGCCCCCTTTGCAGCTTCAGTCTGCTGCCATGTGGCATGTGGTGAAGCAGAAGGACGTGATGAACTACTGGAAGGTGCAGGAGTTTGTGTGCATGGTGACGGACGCAGTGCCCCACCTGATCAACCAACAACAGAGAGCACAGCTCCTCCTCGGCCTAAGAGCCAGG TTGATCTTGGAGCTCTGCAAAGGCTCTGCTTTAGGAGAAGTCGATGCTCAAGGAATCCAGAGTTACTTGGAGAGGCTGCCTGTTAGTTCTGCAgat TGCATGGATCCAGATGTTAAAACGACCCAGTTGACTTTTGTTGCACTTGTTCAGAGCTTGCTTAAAGATCCGGCAGAGAGGGCCTATTTTTTCCAG GAGGTGTTCCCTGCTGAATATGGTCAACAGTATGATGCAGCGCTACAGGTGTTATTGTGGGAGCTGCTGTCAAAGCTAGAGAAGCTACTTCCGATTCCGGACCTCAAGCAG ACGACCACCTGGCTCATCTCTGCTCCGTCTGTTTTGGAAGACTGCATCCAATCGTCATCAGAGGAGCTAAGCTCTGTCTTCAAGCACTACAAGAGCTTAGGATTACTGAAGATGACAT aTGGGCCATGTTCTACCACTGGTAGCTGTATCATGTCTGCTCTGTCAGTTCCTCCCTCACAAAAGTCAAATCTATCCATTGGACAGGATTCTGTTGACAACTACGCAAACACGCTGACCCGTATCACTCTGGCAGAGGCAGGGCAGTGCAGCGTTGTAGCCTTTTACACCGAAGTGGAAGTCAGAGCGTCTGATCTGGACGCAGAATCAGCTGAGATTCAAGTTCAGACAGAGTGTTACGAAGAAGAAATTGTTGCTTTGAGTGCAGGTGTGAGCGGCGGTGGTGAGGAGGAAACCGGGGAAGCTGCGGGTGTCGCTAAAGCTTTGGAAACTTTGACCAAAACGTTTGCATTGAGGAAGGAGAGCTTAGGAAGTGAGACTGGGCCATTGTATGCATCAGATGAAACAAAGGACAAAACAGAGAGAACAACAGAAGACGACACAGAGATGATAGAAGCTGTGGACAACTACCAGCCTGTCGTTCATCAGGACATTACAAATGACTTCAGTGAAGCAGCTGCTTTGCAGGAACCCGACATCTGCACCGCCACATGTTCACAGACAGGTTCGCCAAGATGGCAGAAGATGGAGGAAATGAAGatgacagcagaagaaaagaacGACGCAATAAAAAC GGGTGCAGCtgatgtgacctttgacccttctGTGGTTGCAGTGAAAGGAACAGACAAAG ATGAGGTAATGTCAATCATCTTCACCTGCTCTCGCTGTCCCTTCCACGTCTCGGACGACGCCAGTCCTCCCCACTTCCACATGCAGAGCGTTTGCACCGATGTGTATAGGAGTTTCACAGGGGAGAAATTTATCCCGTCGCCGTCTTGTTCAGATGAAATATTCACGTCCATCAAGCTTTTCCCTAAAGGAAACGCCGAAAGCCAAGATGGCGGTCCCCAGGCTCACAGCAGGAAGAAATCTCTGACGTGTGAAACGTGCGGAAAAACTTTCACTCGGACGTCTGACGTGAGGAGACACCAGCTCACGCATACAGGGGAGAGACCCTTCCATTGCTCACAGTGCGACCGAACCTTTCAACACTCCTGGGATTTAGCAAAGCACGAGAGCAAACATCACGGCGTGGCAATTTCCTTCTCCTGTCAGCTGTGTGGCGGCTCCTTTGCCAATCTGCGGGCCCTGACCGTTCACCACAAGAAATCGCACTCGTCGGAGAGCCAGCTGCCTCACATCTGCTCCATCTGCAGCAGGGGCTTCCCCACCGACGACGAGCTGCTAGAGCACAGGAAGTCCCACGTCAGCATCAGGCGCTACATCTGCCAGCAGTGCGGCGACGGCTTCGACACGCTGCTGGCCCGCGCCCAGCACAGGCAGGCGCATCGGGTGAAGCGGCAGTTCAAATGCCCACAATGCGAGAAAACGTACACCCGCAGGTCTGACGTTAAGCGACATTTATCCACTCATACTGGGGAACGACCACATCAGTGCAAGCAATGCAACAAACGGTTCTCTGTTCGTTTTATGCTGGTCAAGCACCTCCGGGTTCACACCGGCGAGAGACCTTTCCATTGCTCCCACTGCTCCAAAAGCTTCACGCTGGCATCTGTGCTGGCCCGACATGAGCGGATGCACACGGGGGAGAAACCGTTCCTCTGCTCGCAGTGTGGGAAGGGGTTTTTATCGCAAGGAGAGCTTTCCAAACATCACAGGTCGCACCTGGATGACAGGCCCTACCCCTGTCTGCAGTGTGAGAAACGATTCAAGagcaaaaaaacccagcagGAGCACATTGCCTCCCACAGCGGTGCACGGCCATACCCATGCACCCACTGTGGGAAGGGCTTCTCCAAGCCGTACGCCCTAACCCGACACAACCTCATCCACACCGGGGAGAGGCCATTCCCCTGCGGACACTGCGAGAAGTCCTTCCTGACGCTCGGCGAGGCTCAGCTGCACCGCAGGATTCACACCGGGGAGAGGCCGTACCCCTGCGACGCCTGTGAGCTCAGGTTTAAGAGCTCGTCAGAGCTAGCGCGCCACAAACGCAGCCACTCCgggcagaggagggagaagcCGACCTGCGAGCTGTGCGGGAAAACATTTCCATCAAAGGCCAAACTGAACAAACATATGGAGACGCATATAGAAGCTGCTGACCTCAATAAGGAGGCATTTAGATAA